A window of Nocardia fluminea contains these coding sequences:
- a CDS encoding TetR/AcrR family transcriptional regulator gives MAVATPPTGQSASRGRIDKRQAILDAAFVVFARRGYAQAGVQEIAEVAGVAKPTIYNHLNDKETLFRHTLTAVSDAVLAENLAVVERLRTPGEDLRAALEDVAYRLIRSCCTERSRSLRWLTYGQVAQFPDLMDVVVSRTSDQLGDALADRLARLSLSGHLRASDPAIAAEQFLVLITGPMEGRTRLGTRKVATAEMHAVATAAVDTFLRAYATPETA, from the coding sequence ATGGCTGTAGCAACACCGCCGACCGGACAGTCGGCCTCGCGTGGACGCATCGACAAGCGGCAGGCGATCCTGGACGCGGCGTTCGTCGTCTTCGCTCGCCGCGGGTACGCGCAGGCGGGCGTACAAGAGATCGCCGAGGTCGCCGGGGTCGCCAAACCGACCATCTACAACCACCTCAACGACAAGGAAACGCTCTTCCGGCACACGCTGACTGCCGTGAGCGACGCGGTGCTCGCCGAGAATCTGGCGGTGGTCGAGCGGTTGCGCACTCCCGGTGAGGATCTACGCGCCGCCCTGGAAGATGTCGCGTACCGGCTGATCCGGTCCTGCTGTACCGAGCGGTCCCGGTCGCTGCGCTGGCTCACCTACGGTCAGGTCGCGCAGTTCCCGGATTTGATGGATGTCGTGGTGAGCCGGACCTCTGATCAGCTCGGCGACGCGCTCGCGGATCGGCTGGCGCGCTTGTCGCTGTCGGGCCACCTCCGCGCGAGCGACCCTGCCATCGCCGCCGAGCAGTTCCTCGTACTGATCACCGGCCCGATGGAGGGCCGTACCCGGCTGGGCACCCGCAAGGTCGCCACCGCCGAGATGCACGCGGTCGCCACCGCCGCGGTCGACACCTTCCTCCGCGCCTACGCGACACCGGAGACCGCGTGA
- a CDS encoding LLM class flavin-dependent oxidoreductase produces the protein MSHRPFRFGLVTVSPADPKSWTSTARWAEDAGISALLLPDLPAPVPAPLTALSYAAAATTTLQVGTWVLANDFRNPFVLAREAATLDLVSDGRFQLGLGAGQTAIGYGELGIAAESDRVRFERLAESVGILNALFRGERVETTGAHYANTGTTLVPTPPRKVPLLLAAGGRRATELAAAEADTVAFSTFSRDQLTRQVGWLDSAAGPRNPDIERALRFSTPTSTIGPPMPDDAPTLLTGSPARAADQLRRLRDEFAISYIVLDDDAARELAPVVSLLSGT, from the coding sequence GTGAGCCACCGCCCGTTCCGCTTCGGCCTCGTTACGGTTTCCCCTGCCGATCCGAAGTCGTGGACATCGACCGCGCGATGGGCCGAAGACGCCGGGATCTCCGCGTTGCTGCTGCCCGATCTACCCGCACCGGTGCCCGCGCCCCTGACAGCGCTGAGCTACGCCGCCGCGGCGACGACCACTCTCCAGGTCGGAACATGGGTACTGGCCAACGACTTCCGCAATCCGTTCGTCCTCGCTCGGGAGGCCGCGACCCTGGATTTGGTGTCAGATGGCCGCTTCCAGCTCGGTCTCGGCGCTGGTCAGACCGCCATCGGCTATGGCGAACTCGGGATCGCCGCCGAGTCCGACCGGGTTCGGTTCGAGCGCCTCGCCGAGTCGGTCGGCATCCTCAACGCGCTGTTTCGCGGTGAGCGGGTCGAGACCACCGGGGCCCACTACGCGAACACCGGAACGACGTTGGTTCCCACCCCGCCGCGCAAGGTGCCGCTGCTGCTCGCCGCGGGCGGGCGACGAGCCACCGAGCTCGCCGCCGCCGAAGCCGACACCGTCGCGTTCAGCACCTTCTCCCGCGACCAGCTCACCCGCCAGGTCGGCTGGCTCGACAGCGCGGCGGGCCCACGAAATCCTGACATCGAACGGGCGCTGCGTTTCAGCACCCCGACGAGCACCATCGGTCCACCGATGCCCGACGATGCCCCGACCCTGCTCACCGGATCGCCCGCGCGGGCAGCCGATCAGCTGCGCCGCCTTCGCGACGAGTTCGCAATCTCCTACATCGTTCTCGACGACGACGCGGCACGCGAACTCGCGCCCGTGGTGAGTCTGCTGTCAGGCACCTGA
- a CDS encoding dipeptide ABC transporter ATP-binding protein, translating to MTANLLEVRGLSISYRTSTGRVRAVGAVDLDIAPGEIVALVGESGSGKSSTAHAITGLLPAAGHIDAGRIQFGGRDLARAGDRELRAIRGAQIGLIPQDPGVSLNPVQRIGTQVAEVLLIHGLATRRSAPEAVVDLLERAGMPDPKTRANQYPHELSGGMRQRALIAIAIAANPALIIADEPTSALDVTVQRRILDHLTDLTRTLGTAVLLVTHDLGVAADRAQRIAVMSRGWIVETGPTRAILDDPRDRYTQQLLRSVPGRAGVRARPHQPSAEPLLAVENLVKEFPLPRANGRAKTVRAVDGVSFALHRGETLALVGESGSGKSTTARMILRLASPTSGRIVFDDDDVTAIKGARLRALRRRAQVIYQNPYESLDPRFSIQDVISEPLRVFGIGDRASRAVRARELLDRVALPASTLGRRPAELSGGQRQRVAIARALALSPELVVCDEPVSALDVSVQAQILDLFAELQAETGVAYLFISHDLAVVRQIAHRVAVMRQGRIVEIGTAEELFDEPAHEYTRQLLAAIPGADLVDGSSGA from the coding sequence ATGACCGCGAATCTGCTGGAAGTACGTGGCCTGTCGATCTCGTACCGCACCAGCACCGGCCGGGTGCGCGCGGTGGGCGCGGTCGATCTGGACATCGCGCCGGGCGAGATCGTCGCACTGGTCGGCGAATCCGGTTCGGGCAAGAGCTCGACCGCACATGCCATCACCGGGTTGCTGCCTGCCGCAGGGCACATCGACGCGGGCCGGATCCAGTTCGGTGGCCGGGACCTGGCCAGGGCGGGAGACCGGGAGCTACGGGCGATTCGTGGGGCCCAGATCGGGTTGATCCCCCAAGACCCCGGTGTTTCGCTGAATCCGGTGCAGCGCATCGGCACCCAGGTCGCGGAGGTCTTGCTCATCCACGGCCTGGCGACCCGACGGTCGGCGCCCGAGGCCGTGGTGGACCTGCTCGAGCGGGCCGGGATGCCCGACCCGAAAACCCGGGCAAACCAGTATCCGCACGAACTCTCCGGTGGCATGCGTCAGCGGGCACTCATCGCGATCGCGATCGCGGCGAACCCGGCTCTGATCATCGCCGACGAACCGACCAGCGCCCTCGATGTCACCGTGCAGCGACGCATCCTCGACCACCTCACCGACCTGACCCGAACCCTCGGCACCGCAGTACTTCTCGTCACCCATGATCTCGGGGTCGCCGCCGATCGTGCCCAGCGGATCGCGGTGATGTCGCGCGGCTGGATCGTGGAGACCGGGCCGACCCGCGCGATACTCGACGACCCACGCGATCGGTACACCCAGCAGTTGCTGCGCAGCGTGCCCGGACGTGCCGGTGTGCGGGCCCGGCCGCACCAGCCGAGCGCCGAGCCGTTGCTCGCGGTCGAGAACCTGGTGAAGGAGTTCCCTCTGCCGCGTGCCAACGGCCGCGCGAAGACCGTGCGCGCCGTCGACGGCGTGAGCTTCGCACTACATCGCGGCGAGACGCTGGCGCTGGTAGGGGAGTCCGGGTCGGGAAAGTCCACGACCGCGAGAATGATCCTGCGCCTGGCCTCGCCGACCTCCGGGCGCATCGTGTTCGACGACGACGATGTCACCGCCATCAAGGGGGCGCGACTGCGAGCACTACGGCGTCGCGCTCAGGTGATCTACCAGAATCCGTACGAGTCGCTGGATCCCCGGTTCTCGATCCAGGACGTGATCAGCGAGCCACTGCGGGTTTTCGGTATCGGTGACCGCGCCTCGCGGGCGGTGCGGGCGCGCGAACTGCTCGACCGGGTCGCGCTTCCCGCGTCGACGCTGGGGCGCAGGCCCGCGGAGCTCTCCGGTGGACAGCGTCAGCGGGTCGCGATCGCCAGGGCGCTCGCCTTGTCGCCGGAGCTGGTGGTCTGCGACGAACCGGTGTCGGCGCTCGATGTCTCGGTGCAGGCGCAGATCCTCGACCTGTTCGCCGAGCTGCAAGCCGAGACCGGAGTGGCGTACCTGTTCATCTCGCACGACCTGGCGGTGGTGCGCCAGATCGCCCATCGGGTCGCGGTCATGCGGCAGGGCCGCATCGTCGAGATCGGCACAGCCGAAGAACTTTTCGACGAGCCGGCCCACGAGTACACCCGTCAGCTGCTGGCCGCCATCCCCGGCGCCGATCTGGTCGACGGCAGTTCAGGTGCCTGA